In a genomic window of Chryseobacterium sp. G0162:
- a CDS encoding DUF4256 domain-containing protein has translation MKKKSLTPEQSEALLKVLKTRFEKNMPRHKGLKWENIQSKLEANPEKLWSLNEMEETEGEPDVVDYNQKTDEYLFFDCSPESPKRRSLCYDYPAWESRKANKPESNVIDKASEMGIDILTEEQYRHLQELGKFDQKTSSWIQTPASIRELGGAVFCDRRYNTVFYYHNGADSYYAARGFRGSLRV, from the coding sequence ATGAAAAAGAAATCATTAACTCCCGAACAAAGCGAAGCCCTTTTAAAAGTACTGAAAACCCGTTTTGAAAAAAATATGCCCCGCCACAAAGGACTGAAATGGGAAAATATCCAATCCAAACTGGAAGCCAATCCTGAAAAACTCTGGTCTTTAAACGAAATGGAAGAAACGGAAGGCGAACCTGACGTAGTGGATTATAACCAAAAAACAGATGAATATCTCTTCTTCGACTGCTCTCCGGAAAGCCCCAAACGCAGAAGTCTTTGCTACGATTATCCCGCATGGGAATCAAGAAAAGCTAACAAACCGGAAAGCAATGTTATTGATAAAGCATCAGAAATGGGTATTGACATTTTAACCGAAGAACAATACCGCCACCTTCAGGAGTTAGGAAAGTTTGATCAGAAAACATCCAGCTGGATACAAACACCTGCTTCAATCAGAGAACTTGGAGGCGCTGTTTTCTGCGACAGACGCTACAATACGGTATTCTATTATCATAACGGTGCAGATTCTTATTATGCGGCGAGAGGATTTAGGGGGAGTTTGAGGGTTTGA